One stretch of Streptomyces sp. R21 DNA includes these proteins:
- a CDS encoding cobalamin biosynthesis protein, translating to MRADRVFAYGAAAGLLGDLLLGDPRRGHPVAAFGRAAGAVERLLWRDHRGWGALHTLVCAGGAVSLAAAASHRVRNFPAASVALTAAATWAVVGGTSLGREARAIGAALEAGDVDTARELLPHLCGRDPQALDADGIARAVVESVAENTSDAVVGALVWGAVAGVPGLVGFRAINTLDAMVGHKSPKYRRYGWASARLDDVAGWPGARLTAVLATVAGGNPRGAARAWRADAPKHPSPNAGPVEASFAGALGVRLGGTLSYGGRVEHRPVLGGRGRPVRTTDIERAVRLSRRVGLLALGVSVAARALTRRGGTS from the coding sequence ATGCGTGCCGATCGCGTCTTCGCGTACGGCGCCGCCGCCGGCCTCCTCGGTGACCTCCTCCTCGGCGATCCGCGCCGCGGACACCCGGTCGCCGCGTTCGGGCGGGCCGCGGGTGCCGTGGAGCGGCTGCTGTGGCGGGACCACCGCGGGTGGGGCGCACTGCACACCCTGGTGTGCGCCGGCGGAGCCGTGTCCCTCGCGGCCGCCGCAAGCCACCGCGTACGCAACTTTCCCGCCGCCTCCGTCGCGCTGACCGCCGCCGCCACCTGGGCCGTCGTCGGCGGCACATCGCTCGGGCGCGAGGCGCGGGCCATCGGCGCGGCGCTCGAAGCCGGGGACGTCGACACCGCCCGGGAACTGCTGCCCCATCTGTGCGGCCGGGATCCACAGGCCCTCGACGCGGACGGGATCGCGCGGGCGGTCGTGGAGTCCGTCGCCGAGAACACCTCCGACGCCGTCGTGGGCGCGCTGGTCTGGGGCGCCGTCGCCGGAGTTCCGGGGCTCGTCGGGTTCCGCGCCATCAACACGCTCGACGCCATGGTCGGGCACAAATCCCCCAAGTACCGGCGCTACGGCTGGGCTTCCGCGCGCCTCGACGACGTCGCCGGATGGCCGGGGGCGCGGCTGACCGCCGTGCTCGCCACCGTCGCCGGAGGCAACCCGCGCGGGGCCGCCCGGGCCTGGCGCGCGGACGCCCCGAAGCATCCGAGCCCCAACGCCGGTCCGGTGGAGGCCTCGTTCGCGGGCGCGCTCGGCGTGCGCCTCGGGGGCACTCTCTCGTACGGCGGCCGGGTCGAGCACCGGCCGGTGCTGGGCGGCCGAGGACGGCCGGTGCGGACCACGGACATCGAGCGGGCCGTACGGCTCTCGCGCCGGGTGGGCCTGCTCGCCCTCGGCGTGAGCGTCGCCGCACGCGCCCTGACACGACGGGGAGGCACGTCATGA